The following is a genomic window from Apodemus sylvaticus chromosome 10, mApoSyl1.1, whole genome shotgun sequence.
AAGTTTACTCCTTGAATTAAGAGGTGATCTCGATTAATAACTCCGCCTCTGGGCACCAAGGAAACCACGGTCACGTGACTTCCGGAACCTCTGCTCTCCCTGGATTGGCCCAGGGTACAGTCACCCTTAGAGAGAGTAGAAGGAGCAGCGATTCAAATCCACCGACCCGGTTGCCCAGGGAGAGGGTTGAGTCCATCCTGTTCTCTGTCTATTCTCTGTTGTGCCACCTCCCTGTGAGCCACGCCACTGTGTAAAGGACGGCAGTACTTGTAGGTCACAATTTTCATGCCGGACCAGAGTGTCTTTGTGATCACCGGGAGGAGGAGGCTCTCCATAAAGCGGGGACACATAAATACAAACCTAAGGACCGGATGTTCCTGCCAGCAGGGGTCAACCGCCACCGTGGCTATTACCAAAGAGGCCAGCGTGGCAAgctcctgcctcagaccccaCCAGTAGCAGGGAGCAGGGCGGCGCTATGGTTCTCTTCGGCTGCTTTCACTGTCCTTTGTTCTCCCTGTCATCGAAGAGGCCGGGGTTCTCTGCCAACATGGCCCggactttcttcttctctttgaaGCGGCCTGAGTTGGAGACCTTGACGTGCTTGCCTTTGGTGCTCTTGTCCACGATCTTCTCCAGACGGCTGTTAAAGTCGCTGTGAGGGTCTCCTGCGTCAGGTCCTGGGGGCTCCGCACCTCCCTCCGTTTGGGCGTAGGTGTCAGGGATTTCGTAGAGCACTTTgggagtggatttttttttccggAGGAAGGTCAGCTTCCACCAACCAACTTCAGTCATGGCAGCTCCTAAACCCAGGCAGAGCTTTCTACCTGACCAGATGGGAGAGACAGGGTCAGTGCGTGAAAGGGGGCCAGCCTCGTCTAGGCTCCTTCATAGTTACTGGGTATTTTAAGAGATAAAGGCAGGTGTACTGGTTAATGTTTATAATCCTAACACAGAGGCTGAGCTGGGAGGGttgtgaattggaggccagcctgagctacatagtgagggtCTGTCTACAAATAAACAAGTAATGAAAGTATTGAAGGTAGGACTGAAGGGCTGGAAAAAGAGCCCTCAAAGCAGCCATTAACAGAAAAGACACGGAACCGGGCAGAGGGACCGTGAAACAACGCTACCCCCATTGCCTCCCTCACAAAGCTGCCAAGAAAGCTTTGAAGTCCTTCCTTCCAAGCTACAGGCTAGGGAAACCCCTTACCTAGCCACACATATCCTGGTCTTTGCCACCATGACCAAGACcttcccaccactgcccagtgttgGCAGACTATTGACGGGTCGCACCGGCAGAAGCAcatgacaaaatgaaatagaatttgtGGTAGTTGCAGCCACTTGTCATTCCCAACAGAGATGAGCTAGAGCCTTccctgaggagagagagagggctgcTGGCTCTAGGATTGGGAAATCTTGGGCTCTTGACATCTAGCCAGGTGACAGCTCTGGGCCTCAATCTTTATCCATCCCATGCAGCCCCGGCATTCAGCCTAACCGCTACTGCCCGGTCTACAGGTAGACCTGCTTTGCAGAACAAAACTTAGGAGGTGGAATGATCATTAGCACACTGTTCTTTTATCCCCACCATGCTGCCACAGGACAGGTGTTTGAAGGAGAGTTAAAGATTTGCAAGGCAGTCAGGTGGAGCCTATGAGATGCCATCCTGACGGATTGTAATGTACCCTTCTATAACACGTAAGGTGTGACTGGGGTTGGAATCCAGGCTTCTCTGCACGTCTCCCGACATGGAGTCACCTCTACACAGGCCTCAGCTTTTATTAATTTCCACAAAGGTGCTTACGAGCTACAGGAAGGCCTGGGAAAGAAGCTCTCTGGCCATCGCTAAGGACTGCAGCACGGAAGACAGGCGGAGGGGGCGAAGCCTGGGTGAATTAACCTCTGCAAGGGTTTGCAAAGGGCAGCTCTGGGCCTGGAGGGGTTGGCGGGCTGCTCTGATGAACCTTGGCATGCACTGGGATAATTCTGGGAAGGAAGTTGCAGAAGCCAGTGGACATCAGAAAGCTAGATAGATGGCCACGCGGCCCGGACCTGCCTTTGTTACTGTCGGTAAAAGCTGATGATGGTAGAGTCTGTGAGGTGGCCAGCAGGTAAATGCCCCTCCTGCCaggcctggcaacctgagttccatctctagGGCCCAcctggtggaaggagggaactgactgaCTTTCCCAGCTCCTCCCCCGACTACCACAAatgtgcacagcacacacaaaataagtctttaaaaacatCTCATTTAGGCCAGGCCTGGtggggacacacctttaatctcacagctaggaaggcagaggcaggcagatctctgagttcaaagccagcctggtctacatagtgagtttcagaccagcagccaaggctacaaagtgagactcttgtctcaaacaaacaaaaagcaaaacggaaatgtaatttttttaaaaaaaaatgttgatgaTAAAAAGATCTGAGGGCATAGCTAAGTTGTgcttaattcccagcaccaaaccttttattttatttatttaatgtgcattggtgttttgcctgcatacacaTCTGTGTGAGAGTGTTGGATCCTAGAGTCACAGACAGCTATGAGCGgctacgtgggtgctgggatttgaacctaggacctctggaagtgcagccagtgcccttaactgacgagccatctctccagccccagtatccCAATCTTAATGGTCTTCATCGCATTTTATAAAAGCACCAGAAAGAAAGGTGCAAATTGAGTagtgggttttgcttttgttgttgtcctCGATtggttattctctctctctctctctctctctctcactctctctttctctctctctctgttttgttgttttttttgttttgtttttggttttggtttttggtttttcaagacagggattctctgtatagccctggctgtcctggaacccagtctgtagaccaggctggcctcgaactcagaaatccgcctgcctctgcctcccagagtgctgggattacaggcatgcgccaccactgcccagctgtttgtttttaatatagaaGAAATATAAGGTACTTCATTCTGCCCTTCTGGCTCTCTGACTTCCATAATTTCCATAATGCATATGAGTATTTGGGGTGAGGAGAACATATCAAATTCAgaaggaaaaaacacaaaaaacaaacaaacaaacaaacaaaaaacaaaacaaaaaagcaagatgCTGGTCTAGTCTGGAAGCAAGCTGAACACCTCTTGCTGCGGCCCCTGTGCTGTCTCCTGCCCCTCTGCACACTCCCTTCTCCCCCACACCCCAGCCCCAGAGGCTCCCCTATTACTTTATTCAGGAGGCAGACCCCCCATTGCCCACTCTACCCTTTCAGCTGGGCTCAAGTGACAGAAGCTAAAAAAAGAGATCTTATATGACTCCTACTTAgagcacgggggtggggggagtggggggtggggggagcggcAAGAGGGCTGGAGGGGGCACTTCCAGGCACCTGGAGAGTTGAGCGCACCAAGGGACAGCCTGAGAGGTTTGTCTTGGCAGCGTGCCTCGCCTGGGCTTAGCACAGCCTTGCACAGAACTTGGTGTTCTGGAGTGGGTTACTGGAAGGAGCCGTGGGAGGGCAAGGAAGGAGGTCGGAGTGCCACTCAGTGGCTGCCTGGCCCACCCAGCACTGCCACAACCCAGCACTGCCCATCTGGAGCCACCAGAGACTTGGAGAGTGGAGCTGGTCCAGCGCCTGTATCTACTCTAAGCACCTCATTTCCTAGCCCTATGTTGACAGAGGGTCTTCTGTCCATGCCAAATTGAAATGTGCCCATTTTATCAATTCATACTGCATATCAAGATGGCGTTCCCAGAGCCTACCTCTCCTTGAAGTAGAAGGAGCCACAGGTCACAAGGAACTGACCTGAAGACCGGAAATGGGGACAGTTTGGTGCCTTCCTTGATGCCCTATGACCTGGACTTGTACCctgaactaactctctctctctctctctctctctctctctctctctctctctctctctctctcctatc
Proteins encoded in this region:
- the Prr15l gene encoding proline-rich protein 15-like protein, which codes for MTEVGWWKLTFLRKKKSTPKVLYEIPDTYAQTEGGAEPPGPDAGDPHSDFNSRLEKIVDKSTKGKHVKVSNSGRFKEKKKVRAMLAENPGLFDDRENKGQ